In a genomic window of Spirosoma agri:
- a CDS encoding DUF3592 domain-containing protein, which translates to MKILIPLLIGGIFSSVLSILFLSSYYRLMIKANKTIGTITSFDRSDSFILRQLWVPIVRFQTRNNTWIERQPEHSVFHELNYYSVHRAVRVYYREDNPDQFVIESSLEVFMNWMIIILTLGGIVWFFAH; encoded by the coding sequence ATGAAAATCCTCATACCCCTTCTGATTGGCGGAATTTTTTCGTCTGTTCTTTCTATTCTCTTCCTGAGCTCTTATTACCGATTGATGATTAAGGCCAATAAGACCATTGGAACGATCACCTCGTTTGATCGAAGTGATTCGTTCATACTGCGCCAGCTTTGGGTACCTATCGTTCGCTTTCAAACGCGAAACAATACTTGGATCGAGCGTCAGCCTGAGCATTCAGTATTCCATGAACTTAATTACTATAGCGTTCACCGAGCGGTGAGGGTTTATTACCGAGAAGACAACCCCGATCAATTTGTGATTGAAAGTAGCCTGGAGGTGTTTATGAACTGGATGATTATTATCCTTACCCTTGGGGGTATCGTCTGGTTTTTTGCCCACTAG